Proteins encoded by one window of Aerosakkonema funiforme FACHB-1375:
- a CDS encoding glycosyltransferase family 4 protein, protein MEKLRISIVSNLYPPQSIGGYERAIADYARLLHKRGHEVLVLTSNTEKYTIDYTPTHAEPLVKRCLILGGCWSDRGGFWFPPEQAEPINLENQKILIQELQAFQPQVCLAGNIDLLRIELLQILLTAGIPVIHYIMNASPGYPLEVYPYSPLYKYITCSNWILQNLQEQGYPVETAQTIYPGAAVEEFYQPQLPPHDRLRIAYASLVMYYKGADVLIEALCLLHTAGIPFTATIAGGTLEPHLVKALQELIASEGFQEQVSFPGVLSRQQLKQLYKTHNVLVFPSRFDEPFGISQIEAMAAGLTLVTSGTGGAREIVEDGEDGLIFQSENPLHLADILSSLPNFPTEWETITRRGQQKAMSQFSQVKTVEQLESVFWQMLSDR, encoded by the coding sequence ATGGAAAAACTAAGAATTTCGATCGTCAGCAATCTTTATCCTCCTCAAAGCATAGGAGGATATGAACGTGCGATCGCAGATTACGCTCGTCTGCTGCACAAACGCGGTCACGAAGTTTTAGTGCTGACAAGCAACACCGAAAAATATACGATCGACTATACCCCTACCCATGCAGAACCATTAGTTAAACGCTGCTTAATTTTGGGAGGTTGTTGGAGCGATCGCGGCGGTTTTTGGTTTCCACCAGAACAAGCGGAACCAATCAATTTAGAGAATCAAAAAATATTGATTCAAGAATTACAAGCTTTTCAACCCCAAGTCTGTTTGGCTGGTAACATCGACTTGTTAAGAATAGAACTTTTGCAGATCCTTTTAACAGCTGGAATACCTGTCATTCACTACATAATGAATGCTAGTCCTGGCTATCCTCTAGAAGTATATCCTTACAGTCCTCTATATAAATACATTACTTGCAGCAATTGGATACTGCAAAACCTTCAAGAACAAGGCTATCCAGTCGAAACAGCACAAACAATATATCCCGGTGCAGCAGTAGAGGAATTCTATCAACCACAATTACCGCCGCACGATCGATTACGCATTGCTTATGCCAGTTTGGTGATGTATTATAAAGGCGCTGACGTACTTATAGAAGCGCTTTGTTTGCTCCATACAGCTGGTATTCCTTTTACGGCTACAATTGCTGGCGGAACTTTAGAACCACATTTGGTTAAAGCGCTGCAAGAATTAATTGCATCAGAAGGATTTCAAGAACAAGTTTCTTTCCCTGGTGTTCTATCTCGACAACAACTAAAACAGTTGTACAAAACTCATAACGTCTTGGTATTTCCTTCTCGCTTTGACGAACCTTTTGGGATCAGTCAAATTGAAGCTATGGCGGCTGGTTTAACATTAGTAACTAGCGGTACTGGTGGTGCGAGAGAAATTGTAGAAGATGGGGAAGATGGATTAATTTTTCAGTCAGAAAATCCGCTGCATTTGGCTGATATTTTGTCATCTCTACCTAATTTTCCGACTGAATGGGAGACAATTACTCGGCGAGGACAACAAAAAGCGATGTCTCAATTCAGTCAAGTGAAAACGGTAGAACAACTCGAATCTGTTTTTTGGCAAATGTTATCCGATCGGTAA
- a CDS encoding glycosyltransferase, with translation MKCKICQSESVFFANAKLLNKYDVDYWQCPNCRFVQTEEPYWLSEAYSNPIAKSDVGLVSRNIMLSNISTNIINTMFNQEGKFLDYGGGYGLFVRLMRDLGFDFYWEDKFCQNIFAQGFEIKKNDTFYELLTAFELFEHLVNPVEEIEQLLKYSTNILFSTELLPANNPKPQEWLYYSLLEGQHISIYTDRALSIVAEKLGLQFYSNGASIHLLTNKKIPSILFENLAFCEPPQLTRKSLTQKDYFQALGYENDENNIINIKPSKQDKIGVKIIIDGVFFQIYKTGIGRVWQSLLEEWSKDGFAEHILVLDRGGTAPKVTGIKYRLIQPYSYSRTSLDRELLQQICDEENGDLFISTYYTTPISTPSVFMGYDMIPEVLQGNLNEPMWREKHFAIRHASTYITISENTARDLVKFFPDLSPDRVTVAHCGVSSILSPATQAEIDNFKKKYGIAKPYFILVGSRSGYKNGTLFFQAFGKLHSKQAFDIVCTGFDLEFEDEFRAYTSGSTVYMLTLNDEELKAAYSGAIALVFPSVYEGFGLPVLEALACGCPVITSPNASLPEVAGEAAIYVEYTDVDGMVNALCDVQKPAIRNILITAGFAQAKKFSWTNMASKVRPALIQATLLPLKLRVFNLIIFPDWLQPEESLYSEMAAVMRILGTHPDRDRINLLIDISSISENSEIDVNLFLSSLVMNLLMEEDVDVTDGLEISPVGKLDSLQWEVLLPQIHSRIRFENENKKQTPQIKIESIQVIDLDKIANMRFFSET, from the coding sequence ATGAAATGCAAAATTTGTCAATCTGAATCAGTCTTTTTTGCCAACGCAAAACTATTAAATAAATACGATGTTGATTATTGGCAATGTCCGAATTGCAGATTTGTTCAAACTGAAGAACCATATTGGTTGTCAGAGGCATACTCTAATCCTATTGCTAAGAGTGATGTGGGCTTGGTATCTAGAAATATTATGCTTTCAAACATATCCACAAATATAATTAATACTATGTTTAACCAGGAAGGTAAATTTTTAGATTACGGTGGTGGCTATGGCTTATTTGTGAGGCTGATGAGAGATTTAGGGTTTGATTTTTACTGGGAAGACAAATTTTGTCAAAATATTTTTGCTCAAGGTTTTGAAATAAAAAAAAATGATACTTTTTATGAATTATTAACAGCTTTTGAATTATTTGAACATTTGGTAAATCCCGTCGAAGAAATTGAACAACTCCTCAAATATTCAACAAACATTTTATTCAGTACAGAATTACTACCAGCTAACAATCCAAAACCGCAAGAGTGGTTATACTATTCCTTGCTAGAAGGGCAACATATTTCAATTTATACAGATCGAGCATTATCGATCGTAGCAGAAAAGCTAGGGCTTCAGTTTTACTCCAATGGTGCATCCATACACTTGTTAACGAATAAAAAGATCCCCTCCATTTTATTTGAAAATTTAGCTTTTTGCGAACCACCCCAATTAACAAGAAAATCATTAACTCAAAAAGATTATTTTCAAGCGTTAGGTTATGAGAATGATGAGAATAACATCATAAATATTAAACCATCGAAGCAGGATAAAATAGGAGTAAAAATAATCATTGATGGGGTATTTTTCCAGATCTACAAAACGGGGATTGGACGAGTTTGGCAATCTTTGCTTGAAGAATGGTCAAAAGATGGATTTGCAGAACATATTCTCGTCCTTGATAGAGGTGGAACTGCGCCAAAGGTTACTGGGATTAAGTATCGACTTATTCAACCTTACAGTTATAGTAGGACATCGCTAGATCGAGAATTGTTGCAACAAATATGCGATGAAGAAAATGGGGATCTATTTATTTCTACTTATTATACGACACCTATATCTACACCTTCTGTATTTATGGGATACGATATGATTCCAGAAGTTTTACAAGGAAATCTTAACGAACCGATGTGGCGGGAAAAGCATTTTGCTATTCGCCACGCTTCTACTTATATCACAATATCAGAAAATACAGCGCGAGATTTAGTGAAGTTTTTTCCGGATCTTTCTCCCGATCGCGTTACCGTAGCTCATTGCGGTGTTAGTAGCATTTTATCGCCAGCCACGCAAGCAGAAATTGATAACTTTAAGAAAAAGTACGGAATTGCCAAACCCTACTTTATTTTAGTTGGTTCCCGCAGCGGATATAAAAATGGTACTTTATTTTTCCAGGCATTTGGCAAACTACATAGCAAGCAAGCTTTTGATATTGTTTGCACTGGTTTCGATTTAGAGTTTGAAGATGAGTTTAGAGCTTATACTTCAGGTAGCACAGTATACATGCTGACCCTGAATGATGAAGAATTGAAAGCAGCTTATTCAGGTGCTATAGCTTTAGTTTTCCCCTCAGTATATGAAGGGTTTGGATTACCTGTTTTGGAAGCGTTGGCTTGCGGATGTCCTGTGATTACTTCCCCCAATGCCTCACTCCCAGAAGTAGCAGGAGAAGCCGCAATATATGTAGAATATACAGATGTTGATGGAATGGTAAACGCTCTTTGCGATGTTCAAAAGCCTGCTATTCGTAACATATTAATTACGGCTGGTTTTGCACAAGCGAAAAAGTTTTCGTGGACAAATATGGCGAGTAAAGTCCGTCCTGCTTTAATCCAGGCTACTCTCCTACCGTTAAAGTTAAGAGTATTTAATTTAATAATTTTCCCAGATTGGTTGCAGCCTGAAGAATCTTTATATTCTGAAATGGCAGCAGTAATGAGAATTTTGGGAACTCATCCCGATCGCGATCGGATAAATTTACTTATCGATATTAGCAGTATTTCTGAAAATTCGGAAATAGACGTTAATTTATTTTTATCTAGTCTGGTGATGAATTTGCTAATGGAAGAAGATGTAGATGTGACTGATGGACTAGAAATTTCACCTGTTGGCAAACTAGATTCATTGCAATGGGAAGTTTTGTTACCCCAAATTCACTCTCGGATTAGATTTGAAAATGAAAATAAAAAGCAGACCCCACAGATAAAAATAGAGTCTATACAGGTAATCGATCTGGATAAAATTGCGAATATGCGATTTTTTTCAGAAACTTGA
- a CDS encoding tetratricopeptide repeat protein, with translation MKQSKAIVTLAIGEKYLQLWKSFAQENWQKYADKHGYDLICIDTPLDTSERAQARSPAWQKCLILSQEFSHHYERIVWIDSDILINTSNAPCILEGVPLEKVGAVDYWSSPTPELLAQTLKREYNYWESVGIPFTKDYTAKDYYINYGLPSHFDKIVQTGVMVLSPHYHRKILETAYFGYEEKGRSEWHYEMRPLSYELLKADCVHWIDHRFNLCFYPYVILHYPFLLDDLPADYSLLAQPKIGIDLGLLSNHIQKKICATTAFINSFFLHFAGCGSEMNLVDLSATSWRDCRDAKIRSGVFNDMACTYAEQGEMEKAIAFFQKSLELKERIGDVLGKATTLSMLGQLLASEAMLGQVLADGQGEFATALDYLQQSLEILQQFKSPDAENVREIIASIQQMAADN, from the coding sequence ATGAAACAATCTAAAGCCATTGTCACATTAGCGATCGGCGAAAAATATTTGCAGCTTTGGAAAAGTTTTGCTCAAGAGAACTGGCAAAAATATGCAGATAAGCATGGATATGATTTAATTTGTATTGATACGCCCCTGGATACTTCAGAAAGGGCGCAGGCGAGATCTCCCGCATGGCAAAAATGTCTCATCCTCAGCCAGGAATTTTCCCATCACTACGAGCGAATTGTGTGGATTGACTCAGATATTTTGATTAATACATCGAACGCTCCCTGTATTCTAGAAGGCGTTCCTCTTGAAAAAGTTGGAGCTGTCGATTATTGGTCTTCTCCTACACCAGAATTGTTGGCTCAAACGTTAAAAAGAGAATACAATTACTGGGAATCGGTGGGAATACCATTCACAAAAGATTATACCGCCAAAGATTACTATATTAATTATGGCCTTCCCTCCCACTTTGACAAAATCGTGCAAACGGGAGTTATGGTATTATCCCCTCATTACCATCGTAAAATACTAGAAACAGCATATTTTGGATATGAAGAAAAAGGTCGTTCGGAATGGCATTACGAAATGCGACCGTTATCTTATGAATTGCTAAAAGCAGACTGCGTTCACTGGATCGATCACCGTTTTAATTTGTGTTTTTATCCCTACGTCATACTGCATTACCCATTTTTACTAGATGATTTACCAGCAGATTATAGTTTACTAGCACAACCTAAAATCGGGATAGATTTAGGTTTGTTATCCAATCATATCCAGAAGAAAATATGTGCAACGACAGCTTTTATTAATAGCTTTTTTTTGCACTTTGCTGGCTGTGGCAGCGAAATGAACCTTGTAGATTTATCAGCTACTTCATGGCGGGATTGTCGAGACGCCAAAATTAGATCTGGTGTTTTCAACGATATGGCTTGTACTTATGCCGAACAAGGAGAGATGGAGAAAGCGATCGCTTTCTTTCAAAAGTCCTTAGAACTTAAAGAACGCATCGGCGATGTTCTCGGTAAAGCCACAACATTATCCATGCTAGGACAACTATTGGCATCAGAAGCGATGCTGGGACAGGTGTTGGCAGATGGGCAAGGAGAATTTGCTACGGCGCTGGATTACTTGCAGCAATCCCTAGAAATATTGCAGCAGTTTAAATCTCCTGATGCGGAAAATGTTAGGGAGATCATCGCGAGTATACAGCAAATGGCAGCAGATAACTAA
- a CDS encoding O-linked N-acetylglucosamine transferase, SPINDLY family protein: protein MLMASTDAVNWQQQAHQFLLAGDYSQAANLYEQAIASEPNNQSHYWHLGLMLLLQEKEAEAQMTWFSAMAAADTDQIDLWTEELIQVLQTEAERRETISDYSVAWIIRQHIREIKPTDINNLLHLIQLGIPLESFTGDELNSFGILEILQSGEAENLDSQLLMEVLQSVLDTQPLHPSSLELAEACIPYIEEPYNFIDILILNSVKIAYSAHKPGLAARLLELALRLEAINPEVLIQLTSFYQDAGEYSQGIKTAKLCYSILPGLAEKVFANHLIIRGLMVAAGEYWSGVGELFERHELLLNSLFEGENNNLDPTTVVRLFSSTYFLPYFQDEIGKNRKLQNQVAQICQANIQKYASDRSSKYSSRRNKENKRLKIGYLSHCLRRHSVGWLARWLFKYHDRDRFQIHTYLINAQKRNDPLQEWYVNQVDKAYKSGLEAAEITEQIYRDEIDILIDLDSITLDIICEITSLKPAPIQVTWLGWDASGIPNVDYFIADPYVLSESAQNYYSETIWRLPQTYVAVDGFEVGVPTLRRKQLNIGNDAVIYFSSQMGFKRNPDIVRLQMKIIKEVENSYFLIKGTADEEAIENFFIQIAESEGVSEERLRFLPDVAFEEIHRANLCIADVVLDTYPYNGATTTLETLWIGIPLVTRVGEQFASRNSYTMMMNVGVTEGIAWTDEEYVEWGIRLGKDAALRQQIAWKLRTSRQTSPLWNGQQFTREMEKAYEQMWLRYLK from the coding sequence ATGCTTATGGCCTCCACTGACGCGGTAAATTGGCAGCAGCAAGCGCATCAATTCTTGCTGGCAGGGGACTATAGTCAGGCTGCAAATCTTTACGAACAAGCAATCGCATCTGAACCAAATAACCAATCTCACTATTGGCATTTGGGATTGATGTTGCTTTTGCAGGAAAAAGAAGCAGAAGCTCAAATGACTTGGTTCTCTGCAATGGCGGCAGCAGATACTGACCAAATTGACTTGTGGACAGAAGAATTGATCCAAGTTCTGCAAACAGAAGCAGAACGACGAGAAACTATCTCAGACTACTCAGTTGCTTGGATAATCCGGCAGCATATTCGGGAAATTAAGCCAACAGATATTAATAATTTGTTGCACTTAATTCAGCTTGGTATCCCATTGGAAAGTTTTACAGGTGATGAATTAAACTCTTTTGGCATATTAGAAATCCTCCAGTCTGGAGAAGCAGAAAATTTGGATTCCCAGTTATTAATGGAAGTATTACAGAGCGTTTTGGATACACAGCCTTTGCATCCATCATCTCTGGAATTGGCAGAAGCCTGCATACCATACATCGAAGAACCTTATAATTTTATAGATATCTTAATTTTAAATTCAGTTAAAATAGCATATTCCGCACATAAACCAGGGTTAGCAGCACGCCTTTTAGAACTGGCTTTACGTCTGGAGGCAATAAATCCAGAAGTTTTAATTCAGTTAACAAGCTTCTATCAAGATGCAGGAGAATATTCTCAAGGAATAAAAACAGCAAAATTATGCTATTCAATATTACCGGGATTGGCAGAAAAAGTTTTCGCCAACCATCTGATTATTAGAGGTTTGATGGTGGCAGCTGGTGAATATTGGTCTGGAGTTGGCGAACTGTTCGAGAGACACGAATTGCTTTTAAATTCGCTATTTGAAGGAGAGAATAACAACCTCGACCCAACTACGGTTGTCAGATTATTTTCTTCAACTTACTTTTTACCATACTTTCAGGATGAGATCGGAAAAAACAGAAAACTCCAAAATCAAGTAGCTCAAATTTGTCAAGCAAATATTCAAAAGTATGCTAGCGATCGCTCATCTAAATACAGTTCGAGGAGAAATAAGGAAAATAAACGTTTAAAGATTGGGTATTTATCTCATTGCTTGAGAAGACATTCGGTAGGATGGCTAGCCAGATGGCTATTTAAGTATCACGATCGCGATCGCTTTCAAATTCACACTTATTTAATTAATGCCCAAAAAAGAAACGATCCGTTGCAGGAATGGTATGTCAATCAGGTAGACAAAGCTTATAAATCTGGATTAGAAGCTGCCGAAATTACAGAACAAATTTATCGAGACGAAATAGATATTTTGATAGATCTCGATAGCATCACTTTAGATATTATCTGCGAAATTACATCTTTAAAACCAGCCCCCATACAAGTTACCTGGTTGGGATGGGATGCTTCGGGAATACCGAATGTAGACTACTTTATCGCCGATCCTTATGTTTTATCAGAATCAGCGCAAAATTACTACAGCGAAACTATTTGGCGGCTACCGCAAACTTATGTAGCTGTAGATGGTTTTGAAGTTGGCGTACCAACTTTACGGCGCAAACAGTTAAATATCGGCAATGATGCTGTGATATATTTCAGTTCGCAAATGGGATTCAAGCGAAATCCAGATATAGTTCGACTGCAAATGAAAATAATTAAGGAGGTTGAAAACAGCTACTTTTTAATCAAAGGAACAGCAGATGAAGAAGCGATCGAAAATTTCTTTATTCAAATCGCTGAATCAGAGGGAGTCAGTGAAGAACGCTTGCGATTTCTACCAGATGTTGCTTTTGAGGAAATTCACCGAGCTAATCTATGTATTGCTGATGTTGTATTAGATACCTATCCTTATAATGGAGCTACAACTACTTTAGAAACCCTTTGGATAGGTATCCCTTTAGTGACACGAGTGGGCGAACAATTTGCCAGCCGCAATAGTTATACAATGATGATGAATGTAGGAGTAACTGAAGGCATTGCTTGGACAGATGAAGAATATGTAGAGTGGGGTATACGTTTAGGTAAAGATGCCGCTTTGCGGCAACAAATCGCTTGGAAGCTGCGAACATCCAGACAAACTTCTCCATTATGGAATGGTCAACAATTTACCCGCGAAATGGAGAAAGCTTACGAACAAATGTGGCTGAGATATTTAAAATAA